From Miscanthus floridulus cultivar M001 chromosome 15, ASM1932011v1, whole genome shotgun sequence, the proteins below share one genomic window:
- the LOC136508094 gene encoding uncharacterized protein, whose product MAQEHPLALSLPPPAKGKEEASPWATPTAEAERARRRHMSRLYAELGAQLPGLPPRASMARILEDAIAYVGVLRATVAGLEARAAFARAARNAAPTGAGAGAAEVVVAGKASCFAVRLPEARRQGALTRVLEVFRRHGVPVLAVTVTSDGGEAAVTVTTAPVPPRFLQGIQQDIRSSIA is encoded by the exons ATGGCCCAGGAGCACCCGCTGGCGCTGTCACTGCCGCCGCCCGCCAAAGGCAAGGAGGAGGCCTCGCCATGGGCGACGCCGACGGCGGAGGCCGAGCGAGCGCGCCGCCGCCACATGTCCAGGCTCTACGCCGAGCTGGGTGCGCAGCTCCCCGGCCTGCCCCCTCGG GCGAGCATGGCGCGGATCCTGGAGGACGCGATCGCCTACGTGGGGGTGCTGCGGGCCACGGTCGCGGGGCTGGAGGCGCGCGCCGCGTTCGCGAGAGCAGCGCGGAATGCCGCGcccaccggcgccggcgccggcgcggccgAGGTGGTCGTGGCCGGGAAGGCGTCGTGCTTCGCCGTCCGCCTGCCGGAAGCGCGGCGCCAGGGCGCGCTGACGCGCGTGCTGGAGGTGTTCCGACGACACGGTGTGCCCGTCCTCGCGGTCACGGTCACCAGCGACGGCGGCGAGGCCGCGGTCACGGTCACCACGGCGCCTGTGCCGCCGAGATTCCTCCAGGGGATTCAACAAGATATCAGAAGCAGCATCGCGTGA